In one window of Prevotella sp. E13-17 DNA:
- a CDS encoding DUF2023 family protein, which yields MKTKTTISTEMKVLMNHIYELNKGVRQMVLFTCNKKFGEQAVQRLESQGIPYVLQPVGRQNLNMYFGRRECLEAIRLIVTRPLNQLSPEEDFILGAMLGYDICAQCQRYCQRKCKQPCVSKN from the coding sequence ATGAAAACAAAAACAACAATTTCCACAGAGATGAAGGTGTTGATGAACCACATCTACGAGCTGAACAAAGGTGTTCGGCAGATGGTATTGTTTACCTGCAACAAGAAGTTTGGAGAGCAGGCTGTGCAGCGCCTTGAGAGTCAAGGCATTCCCTATGTCTTGCAGCCCGTGGGTCGCCAAAATTTAAATATGTATTTTGGTCGTCGCGAGTGTCTCGAGGCTATCCGCCTCATTGTCACGCGTCCACTCAATCAACTTTCTCCCGAAGAAGATTTTATTCTTGGTGCAATGCTTGGCTACGACATCTGTGCACAGTGTCAAAGGTATTGTCAACGTAAGTGCAAGCAGCCTTGTGTCAGTAAGAATTAA
- a CDS encoding helix-turn-helix domain-containing protein, whose amino-acid sequence MMLEHFVENVDSVIREMGCRDAVNDLFVDTLGSVWMVTAKGLFSVDENKYHRLYSNKNLQDLDVIGNILLTFFDDGEVVGQSIKTGRLMFRKKAYGADCVGKYKKTSVLLRYENGFFQIRQGEQGSILLYFDVKNRKWTTLTECPYRLNNFALKDDKLYIPSTYGYWIYDIATRKVEHIKEFTLMDGTPLVTDCNMLSFDRQGGMWIGTEKRGVLYSGPMASPFHIYRREHPKCADYSKILERIPQPNIDFRGIAANCLYRDSREWRWQGTMRGLYLYRSENEKPIVFTKQDGLPNNVIHAVVEDKNHDIWVSTSAGISYIMIDHEEPVFINSFTALDYIPIESFENNRAISLNDGTILMEGLDHIVAFHPDSFGIINDRKPHKLYPKMTRLQVNGTNVLPGEVIGGNVVIDQAFTRATEINLNSDQNSLALTFSALNYFRPLQTYYRVRVHGLDHQGEWQTFFYNDEHQQVDIQGRLHLTLLGLQPGDYTLEVQASMFPDLWEGEPFKWKIRVSQPWWQTQVVHIFLGIIVFALVIFNFVIYNKNTRLRVRRANAEGEMIRKICSFVERCDSFSAEVLMPTQDDLMANMRDTNTKLSPEFIAVMLKITPFVHQQDKRSLTMQRLSQLCDVSVVRLYELMSSELYKNPRELARIFRLQRAANLLRTTNFSIENIAKECGFYTPNYFIGNFFHEYKMTPKEYRSKKN is encoded by the coding sequence ATGATGCTGGAACATTTTGTGGAAAATGTGGACAGCGTAATACGTGAGATGGGCTGTAGAGATGCCGTGAATGACTTGTTTGTAGATACACTGGGATCGGTTTGGATGGTCACCGCCAAAGGGCTGTTTTCTGTAGATGAAAATAAATACCATCGTCTTTACTCAAATAAAAACCTTCAGGATTTGGATGTCATTGGAAACATACTCCTGACATTCTTTGACGATGGCGAGGTGGTTGGGCAAAGTATAAAAACAGGTCGGTTGATGTTTCGTAAGAAAGCTTATGGTGCTGACTGCGTCGGTAAATACAAGAAAACGTCTGTACTCCTCAGATATGAGAATGGTTTCTTCCAAATACGCCAAGGTGAACAGGGCTCCATCTTACTCTATTTTGATGTAAAGAACAGGAAGTGGACAACCTTGACAGAATGTCCTTATCGTCTGAATAATTTCGCGTTGAAGGACGATAAACTTTACATACCAAGTACTTATGGCTATTGGATTTATGATATTGCTACCAGAAAAGTAGAACATATCAAGGAATTTACCTTGATGGATGGTACGCCGTTGGTAACAGATTGTAATATGCTGTCTTTCGATCGCCAGGGTGGTATGTGGATAGGCACAGAGAAAAGGGGCGTCCTTTATTCTGGTCCTATGGCGTCTCCCTTCCATATTTACCGTAGAGAGCATCCGAAATGTGCCGATTATAGTAAGATTCTTGAGCGGATACCGCAGCCAAACATAGATTTCCGGGGTATTGCTGCAAACTGTTTATATCGGGATAGTCGCGAATGGAGATGGCAGGGAACCATGCGTGGGCTTTATTTATATCGCTCAGAGAATGAGAAACCAATCGTTTTCACCAAGCAAGATGGGCTTCCAAATAATGTTATTCATGCTGTTGTGGAAGATAAAAACCATGACATCTGGGTATCGACATCTGCCGGTATCTCTTATATTATGATAGACCATGAAGAGCCTGTGTTTATCAATAGCTTTACGGCTCTCGACTATATTCCTATAGAGTCCTTCGAGAATAATCGAGCTATATCTCTGAATGATGGCACCATTTTGATGGAGGGACTGGATCATATAGTTGCATTTCACCCAGACTCGTTTGGGATTATCAACGACAGAAAGCCTCATAAGCTTTATCCGAAAATGACACGGCTACAGGTGAATGGGACTAATGTCTTGCCAGGAGAGGTAATAGGCGGGAATGTCGTCATTGATCAGGCGTTTACACGAGCCACAGAAATTAATTTGAACAGTGATCAAAACTCACTGGCGCTGACCTTCTCTGCGTTGAACTATTTTCGTCCACTACAGACTTATTACCGTGTCAGAGTGCACGGATTGGATCATCAAGGTGAATGGCAGACATTCTTTTATAACGACGAACATCAGCAGGTGGATATTCAGGGACGGCTTCATCTGACTCTTCTCGGATTGCAGCCAGGAGATTATACTTTGGAAGTTCAGGCTTCAATGTTTCCAGACCTTTGGGAGGGTGAACCCTTCAAGTGGAAAATTCGCGTCAGTCAACCTTGGTGGCAGACTCAGGTGGTACATATCTTTCTTGGCATAATTGTCTTTGCACTGGTGATTTTTAACTTCGTCATCTACAATAAAAACACTCGCTTGCGTGTGCGTCGGGCCAATGCAGAAGGTGAAATGATAAGAAAGATTTGTTCATTTGTTGAGCGATGTGATTCTTTCTCTGCCGAAGTACTGATGCCTACGCAGGATGATTTGATGGCTAATATGCGTGATACGAACACAAAACTGTCGCCAGAGTTTATTGCTGTCATGCTGAAGATCACTCCTTTTGTACATCAGCAGGACAAGCGTTCGCTTACGATGCAGAGGCTAAGTCAGCTATGTGACGTAAGTGTCGTGCGACTGTATGAGTTGATGTCGAGCGAGCTTTATAAGAATCCACGAGAACTTGCACGCATCTTTCGTCTGCAACGTGCAGCAAACCTGTTGCGAACCACCAACTTCTCTATAGAGAATATAGCCAAGGAGTGCGGCTTCTATACTCCAAATTATTTCATTGGAAATTTCTTCCATGAATATAAGATGACTCCAAAAGAGTATAGGTCTAAAAAGAATTAA
- the fldA gene encoding flavodoxin FldA, producing MNTTIVIYGSSTGTCEALAEKIASKLGCSALNVQELSADVVAANSNLILGTSTWGAGELQDDWYDGLKILQNSDLSHKTIALFGCGDCASYGDTFVGGMGQLYNGIKDSGAKFVGSVDTDGYDFDDSEAVVDGKFVGLPLDDINEDDKTDTRIETWLSAITPEL from the coding sequence ATGAACACTACAATTGTAATCTACGGTTCCTCAACAGGAACATGTGAGGCCCTTGCCGAGAAGATTGCCTCGAAACTAGGATGCTCGGCTTTGAACGTGCAAGAACTCTCAGCTGATGTTGTTGCTGCCAATAGCAACCTTATTCTTGGTACTTCAACATGGGGTGCAGGCGAGCTACAGGACGACTGGTACGATGGGCTGAAGATTCTGCAGAATTCAGACCTTAGCCATAAGACCATCGCTCTATTTGGTTGTGGCGACTGTGCTTCCTATGGCGACACCTTTGTGGGGGGCATGGGACAACTCTACAATGGCATCAAAGATAGTGGGGCAAAGTTCGTAGGCAGCGTCGATACAGATGGCTACGACTTCGATGATTCTGAAGCTGTTGTTGATGGCAAGTTTGTGGGTCTTCCCCTTGACGATATCAATGAGGACGATAAAACCGACACGCGCATAGAAACCTGGTTATCTGCTATTACCCCTGAATTGTAA
- a CDS encoding formate/nitrite transporter family protein has translation MNQPLSILRSAFLAGLCISVGCIVNLRVGGVSGAVLFSFGLLAVLHYQLKLYTGTAGFIRAKGDWGMLSLVVMGNVLACGLCSMVFAYAQPDILPPAELIVQSRLDKGPLACFLLAIGCGFIMTTAVQFGRSGKFLPLLFGVPVFILCGFTHSIADAFYFLAIPKFIDGNLVTIYVVEVLGNFMGCNLYRWIISPDHRVQGA, from the coding sequence ATGAATCAACCATTATCCATTTTACGTTCAGCATTTCTTGCGGGTCTCTGTATTTCTGTGGGTTGTATAGTCAACCTCCGAGTAGGTGGTGTATCCGGGGCAGTTCTATTCTCTTTCGGTCTTCTCGCAGTTCTCCATTATCAGTTGAAACTTTATACTGGCACAGCAGGTTTTATTCGGGCAAAAGGCGACTGGGGCATGTTGTCGCTCGTGGTGATGGGTAATGTTCTCGCCTGCGGTCTGTGTTCAATGGTCTTTGCCTATGCTCAGCCCGACATATTGCCGCCTGCAGAACTTATCGTCCAGTCGCGTTTGGATAAGGGGCCCTTAGCATGCTTTTTGTTAGCCATAGGTTGTGGCTTTATCATGACGACCGCAGTTCAATTTGGTCGAAGCGGCAAGTTCCTGCCTTTGCTGTTTGGTGTTCCGGTGTTTATCCTCTGTGGCTTTACTCATTCCATTGCCGACGCTTTCTATTTCTTAGCTATTCCAAAGTTTATTGACGGCAATTTGGTAACGATTTATGTTGTTGAAGTCTTGGGTAATTTTATGGGTTGCAACCTTTACAGATGGATCATCAGCCCCGATCATCGAGTTCAAGGAGCATAA
- a CDS encoding nitroreductase family protein: protein MTLLDLVRKRYSCRSYKEENVEQEKLEYVMECVRMAPSAVNKQPWMFRIITNEEEKIKLRECYRGSWFGSAPVYIICSILHDQEWVRRDGKHHGDIDIAIAVEHLCLAATEQGLGTCWVCNFDAEKCKQLFQLDENEEPAVLIPIGYPADEPNEKIRKNMNEILK, encoded by the coding sequence ATGACACTATTAGACTTAGTAAGAAAAAGGTATAGCTGCAGAAGCTATAAAGAGGAAAATGTGGAACAAGAAAAGCTTGAATACGTGATGGAATGCGTGCGTATGGCTCCGTCAGCAGTGAACAAACAGCCATGGATGTTTCGCATCATAACGAACGAGGAGGAAAAGATAAAGCTGAGAGAGTGCTACCGAGGCAGTTGGTTTGGTTCGGCACCAGTGTATATCATCTGTAGCATCTTGCATGATCAGGAATGGGTGCGAAGAGACGGCAAACACCATGGCGACATCGATATCGCAATTGCTGTTGAGCATCTTTGCCTGGCAGCAACAGAGCAAGGACTGGGCACCTGCTGGGTATGCAACTTTGATGCTGAGAAATGCAAGCAGTTGTTTCAACTAGACGAGAACGAAGAGCCAGCAGTACTCATTCCCATTGGCTATCCTGCCGATGAGCCAAACGAGAAGATTCGAAAAAACATGAATGAGATATTGAAATAA